From the genome of Penaeus chinensis breed Huanghai No. 1 chromosome 8, ASM1920278v2, whole genome shotgun sequence, one region includes:
- the LOC125028118 gene encoding triosephosphate isomerase-like translates to MSGQRKFFVIGNWKMNVDKARIDHIVKFMSAASLDPNTEAVVGCPSCYLSYARQRLPDEIAVAAQNCYKVAHGNFSGEISPAMILDSGCEWVILGHPERRTIFNESDQLIAEKVVHAQQAGIKIIACLCETSEDREKGCTEDVLLGQMKSLAASISDWSGVVIAFEALWASNTGVLATAAQVQEALANIREWLRANVSEKVANSTRIIYAGSVSSSNCRELAQLEDLDGFLVGSAALRPDIVDIINARRPDVSSLIAHFDRPSGRLA, encoded by the exons atgtCAGGCCAAAGGAAGTTCTTCGTGATCGGGAACTGGAAGATGAACGTAGACAAAGCCCGGATCGACCACATTGTCAAGTTCATGTCGGCGGCCTCGTTGGACCCGAACACAG AGGCCGTGGTTGGCTGCCCTTCCTGCTACCTGTCATACGCCCGCCAGAGACTCCCTGACGAGATCGCTGTCGCCGCACAGAACTGTTACAAG GTTGCCCACGGTAACTTCAGCGGTGAGATTTCTCCCGCCATGATCCTGGACTCCGGCTGCGAGTGGGTCATCCTGGGTCACCCTGAGCGAAGGACCATCTTCAACGAGTCCGACCAACTCATCGCCGAGAAGGTCGTACACGCGCAGCAGGCTGGCATCAAG ATAATCGCGTGTTTGTGCGAGACGTCGGAGGATCGCGAGAAGGGTTGCACGGAGGATGTCCTATTGGGCCAGATGAAGTCCCTCGCCGCCAGCATCAGCGACTGGTCTGGTGTGGTGATCGCCTTCGAGGCTCTGTGGGCCAGTAATACCGGCGTCCTGGCCACAGCTGCGCAGGTGCAGGAGGCCTTGGCCAACATTCGAGAGTGGCTGCGTGCCAACGTGAGCGAGAAGGTGGCCAACAGCACCAGAATCATCTACGCAGGTTCCGTTTCGTCGAGCAACTGTCGAGAGCTGGCTCAGCTAGAGGACCTGGACGGCTTCCTGGTGGGGAGCGCGGCCCTTAGACCCGACATCGTCGACATCATCAACGCTCGACGACCCGACGTGTCCAGCCTCATCGCGCACTTCGACCGACCCAGCGGCCGACTCGCCTGA
- the LOC125028233 gene encoding triosephosphate isomerase-like: MGKYKTRVAQRTVDSPRLSGQQERFPMTLRRRTEMSGKRKFLVAGSWTSQADSSAASTRESCSSFLSYARQHLPVEIGTTVPDGHEAEEAFCRNCDCHWEVVGGSSFGSSDSQPKEAIVEAQREDRKIIACLCETSEDREKGRTEDVLLGQMKSLAASISDWSGVVIAFEALWASNTGVLATAAQVQEALANIREWLRANVSEKVANSTRIIYAGSVSSSNCRELAQLEDLDGFLVGSATLRPDIVPAITSSRVSRSSLWATHEALRSTAQLIQQLRQQECARRLAATTRSPKRYI, from the exons atgggcaAGTATAAAACTCGCGTCGCCCAGAGAACGGTTGATAGTCCTCGCCTCAGTGGCCAGCAAGAACGTTTCCCAATGACTCTCCGCCGACGAACCGAGATGTCGGGCAAGAGGAAGTTCCTGGTTGCGGGCAGCTGGACGTCACAAGCGGACTCGAGCGCAG CGAGTACGAGAGAGAGTTGCTCTTCGTTCCTATCGTATGCTCGCCAGCATCTTCCTGTCGAGATCGGCACGACTGTTCCTGATGGTCATGAGGCTGAGGAAGCCTTCTGCAGGAACTGCGACTGCCACTGGGAAGTAGTGGGCGGGTCTTCGTTCGGCAGCTCGGATTCTCAGCCGAAGGAAGCGATTGTCGAGGCTCAGCGGGAGGACAGGAAG ATAATTGCGTGTTTGTGCGAGACGTCGGAGGATCGCGAGAAGGGTCGCACGGAGGATGTCCTGTTGGGCCAGATGAAGTCCCTCGCCGCCAGCATCAGCGACTGGTCTGGTGTGGTGATCGCCTTCGAGGCTCTGTGGGCCAGCAATACCGGCGTCCTGGCCACAGCTGCGCAGGTGCAGGAGGCCTTGGCCAACATTCGAGAGTGGCTGCGTGCCAACGTGAGCGAGAAGGTGGCCAACAGCACCAGAATCATCTACGCAGGTTCCGTTTCGTCGAGCAACTGTCGAGAGCTGGCTCAGCTGGAGGACCTGGACGGCTTCCTGGTGGGGAGCGCGACCCTCAGACCCGACATCGTCCCCGCAATCACTTCGTCGCGAGTGTCTCGCTCGTCCCTCTGGGCGACGCACGAGGCCCTCAGGTCGACCGCCCAGCTGATCCAGCAGCTTCGTCAGCAAGAATGCGCGAGGAGGCTGGCGGCGACGACGCGCAGTCCGAAACGATACATTTGA
- the LOC125028279 gene encoding triosephosphate isomerase-like codes for MSGQRKFFVIGNWKMNVDKARIDNIVKFMSAASLDPNTEAVVGCPSCYLSYARQRLPDEIAVAAQNCYKVARGNFSGEISPAMILDSGCEWVILGHPERRTIFKESDQLIAEKVAHAQQAGIKIIACLCETSEDREKGRTEDVLLGQMKSLAASISDWSGVVIAFEALWASNTGVLATAAQVQEALANIREWLRANVSEKVANSTRIIYAGSVSSSNCRELAQLEDLDGFLVGSAALRPDIIDIINARRPDVSSLIAHFDRPSGRRA; via the exons atgtcAGGCCAAAGGAAGTTCTTTGTGATCGGGAACTGGAAGATGAACGTAGACAAAGCCCGGATCGACAACATTGTCAAGTTCATGTCGGCGGCCTCGTTGGACCCGAACACAG AGGCCGTGGTTGGCTGCCCTTCCTGCTACCTGTCGTACGCCCGCCAGAGACTCCCTGACGAGATCGCTGTTGCCGCACAGAACTGTTACAAG GTCGCTCGTGGTAACTTCAGCGGTGAGATTTCTCCCGCCATGATCCTGGACTCCGGCTGCGAGTGGGTCATCCTGGGTCACCCTGAGCGAAGGACCATCTTCAAGGAGTCCGACCAACTCATCGCCGAGAAGGTCGCACACGCGCAGCAGGCTGGCATCAAG ATAATCGCGTGTTTGTGCGAGACGTCGGAGGATCGCGAGAAGGGTCGCACGGAGGATGTCCTGTTGGGCCAGATGAAGTCCCTCGCCGCCAGCATCAGCGACTGGTCTGGTGTGGTGATCGCCTTCGAGGCTCTGTGGGCCAGTAATACCGGCGTCCTGGCCACAGCTGCGCAGGTGCAGGAGGCCTTGGCCAACATTCGAGAGTGGCTGCGTGCCAACGTGAGCGAGAAGGTGGCCAACAGCACCAGAATCATCTACGCAGGTTCCGTTTCGTCGAGCAACTGTCGAGAGCTGGCTCAGCTGGAGGACCTGGACGGCTTCCTGGTGGGGAGCGCGGCCCTCAGACCcgacatcatcgacatcatcaacgCTCGACGACCCGACGTGTCCAGCCTCATCGCGCACTTCGACCGACCCAGCGGCCGACGCGCGTAA